One Heyndrickxia oleronia genomic window, GCATGATTCATGATCGTACCAAGTGAAATGTAAATGAGGCTTTTTCCCTTTATAGCACTCATGTCGAAGCTTTCTTGCGTTGGTCGGATAGAGATGGATGGGCCAACAAATTGATAAGTTTCGTCAAATGTTTCTGCAAGAGGTTGGAACTCCCTCGTTGTATAAACCATTGTAAGTGGTGCAGGATTACAAAATACTTCATAGGGCGAACGGATTTCAACATTATATTTGTCTTTAATATTAGTGGTCAGATGTTGAAAGTCATCATTTAGCGTTTTAAGTATATCTGTAGGGATATTTTCTGAAAGTTGCTCCAGCATTTGATCGAATCCTGTTTTTGTTTCGGCAAAAGAAGTACAGGAATTAATGGCCGGGAGTTTAAGGATTTGTGCAAGCAAACGTCCACACCCAAACATCGAATCGTGGATCATATAATCAAACTGCTCACCTTCTATTTGCTCAAGCACACTAGGTATGATGATGTCCGCTGTACGCAATAGACCATTGATTCTTTCGAGTAAATACCTTCGTCCACCCGAAATAAAGGCTTTAATAAACTTGTCACCGTCAAATGTTCTTACAGTAGCTCCTGTCTTCTCAATGCGCTCCCGATAAGCTTCTATTGTAAAATACACGACATCTTCCCCACGTGAAATAAGTTCTTGCACAACTCCAATCGTTGGATTCACATGTCCTTCTGATCCACCATTAATAAATAAAACACGTGCCATTTATACACACTCCTTACATTACAGTTCGTTATCTTGATTTAGCTCTTTTCTAAATTGAAAACCTTCAATTCTCTTAGAAAAGAGCCTTATTCAGTCATCATAGCTACGGAAACACTTTTTCAATCCCTATACTGATAAGATACTATTTTTTCATCACCTGTAAACATATCCTTGATTTTAAATTGATTATTTTCCACTTCATTCTCTCCAATAATGATCACATAGCGAATCTTCTCTTTATTTGCTTTTTCAAGGGCTTTACCTAGTTTTTTGTTACTCATCTCATATTCGACTTTATAGCCTTGTTTTCTTAAATAATTGGCTACTAATAAGGATTCTTTTTGAGTTCCTAATGGAATAATATAATAATCCACATATGGATTTTCCTTCATTTCTTCCGTAGATGTACGTATAGCCGTATAAATAACATCTAGGCCGAATGAGATTCCCACCGTTGAAAAGCTCTCATTTGTTCCTATCAATCCACCAATTGCATTATCATATCTGCCACCACTTCCGATACTGGATTTTATCGACTGGTCCGTTAAGAATATTTCATAAATAGTACCTGTGTAAATCTCTAATCCCCTTGCTAAAAAAGGATTAAATACACATAATTTCTCTACTTTAAGAAATTCTAGATAGGATTCGAGCTCTTTTAATTCATTTAAGCCTTGCCTTACTTTTTCATTTTGATTGGAATAGGATTCAAAATAGCTAAAACTTGTATTATTTTCATCAGTTAAAAATTGATTTATTAAATGAATCGTTGAACGTGATAATCCCTGTTCACTAAGTTCAGAAATAACAGCAGCTAAGCCTACTTTTTCGAGCTTATCTAGAATTAACACAACCTTATTCATTTTTTCAACCTCTATACCAAATACTTCAAGCATTCCAGTTAGCAATTTTCGATTGTTATACTGAATAGTTACCTTTAATTCAAGTTTATTGAATACATCCAAAGCCATCATCATTAATTCAGCTTCTGCTACTTGCGAATCTACTCCTACAATATCAACATCACATTGTGTAAATTCTCGAAATCTCCCTTTTTTTATAGGTCCATCCCTAAATACTTTACCAATTTCATATCTTTTAAAAGGCATCTTTAATGCCGGATTCATAGCAACAACTTTCGCAAACGGAATAGTAAGATCGTATCGTAATGCTAACTCTCTTTCACCTCGATCAGTTAACGTGTACATTTCCTCTAATATTTCAGCGCCTCCGCCATATTTCGAAGCAAGCAATTCAGTATAATTTAATATTGGTGTTTCCAGTGGTTGACATCCATATTGTATAAATACCTCTTCTAAAATTTGTCGAATATTTCTTCGCACCACTTCAGCATTAGGTAAATAATCTTGAGTTCCCTTCACATTTTGATAATCCATTTTCTTCATCGTCTTAACCTCCAAATTTTAATAAGTGTATAGCTCTTTCCTCCATGGAATGAAGAAGATAAGTTAAAACTTATCTACATAGCAACATTCCTAAAAAAAAACGAAAAAACCGCACTTGATTTAAGTGTTAAACTTAATCAAATACGGTTGAATGATAAATAGCCTTCCTATTTACGATTTTTAAAATCGGTTAGCAAGGCTACTTGATATGATGATGTAATTGTGAGAACAGCATAATTAACTGAAATGAACGCATGATACCCACCTCTAATTTCCAATAATATACTATACTACATGATTATTTTCAACAACATTCTGCTAAATTAAACGATAATAGTACAGTCAACTTGGGATGAAAGGTTGTTTTACACAGCTCTTTAAATGGCTATTAGGTAAAAATGAGTATTTAGGACTGATTTAGAATATGAAGTTGATTATACATCACAGAATTATTAGAATGTTATAAACAGCAATTGGATTAATGAATTAAAATATGGGAGTTATTTTTTGCAAAAAGGGGGCTAGAAAATGATTAGTAGAAAGTTATCTTTTGTTACTATATCCATTTTAATAACCATTTCATTAATGTTTTGGGGTGTAGAGAAACAAATTGCGAATGCGTCGACACTAACATCTGCATCAAAATATACATTATCTATAAATGGGAAAAAAGTTAATGCAAATGTTCAAGTCATCAAAGGAAGGAGCTACGTCCCACTAAGAGCCATTACAAACAAATTGGGATACACAATCTCATACTCTCTTGTAGATGAATTAGACCTTTATCAATATTATGAAATTGATGGAGCAAGCAAACGAGTCACTATTTGGGGAAATAAAAATAGAGGCTATTCGATTATAAAAAGAATTGGAAAAGAATATAGTCCTGACGATATTCAAATATATGATGCAAAAATCAAATGCGTTAGTGAAACAGATCTTTGTGAACTGATTAAGGATATCTATGAAGGTCCCTTTGTAAAAAATAATACACTTTATGTACCAATCCGCTACATGGCAGATGCGTTCAGTTTAAACCTAACGATTTCTAATAATATTATTCATATAACAAAATAAAACTATCACTATTGCAGATTTTCCATCTTCCCCCATTTCCCACTACTTCATATCAAACAGGACTCTGATACAAGCAGTGGGTTTCTTTCCTTCTTCTAGTCTACTGATCTTAATAGTGAATTCGGGGCTTCTTAGTTTACTTTCTCGTTTTTATCCATTAAAGCTGTAATTAGGATGTAAACTACCGCATAAATAATAGACCGAATAATGCTATCAGACCAATCAATTTCACCTTCCTTTATATAATCCCATATCACAAAGAAAATAAATATTGCTATACCAAATAATAAACCTTTCCAAAGTAAATTCATATATAAGTGCCCCCTGTAGCTATTGAAACTTCATCCTTGTAGAACATAATAGATGGGGAAAAGCTGTTTTCTTTAAATTAGTTCAGAATTTTTTGAGGTACAGGTAGAATGTTTTATTTGTTCAAATCTCCTACAACCTATCCTTATTCACAAAGTAAAGTCAAATCCCCTAAAAATTTTAGCTCTCAGTAGCGATATTTCGTTCATAAATATGAAAAAAATAATGATATGGATTTTTATCATCCTTTACCCCTTTTTCAACAGATACTTCTTTCCATTCATCATAATTCACTTCTGGAAAAAAGGTATCTCCTTCAAATTCATGATCAATTTTTGTTATGTACATTTTCCTAACATAAGGTAAGAATAATTTATAGATCTGTTCTCCCCCGAAGATAAAAATCTCTTCTTCGTTTTTACACATCTCAAAAACCTCATTCATTGAATAGGCCATTTCACAATTAGCAAATGTGACATTTTTATCCCTGGTCAAAATAATATTTCTTCTATGCGGTAAAGCCCTGCCAATCGATTCGAAATTTTTCCGACCTAATATGATTGGATGTCCTTTTGTAGTATTTTTAACATATTCCCAATCCCGCGGTATTCTCCATGGAATATCATTCTTATAACCAATGACTCTATTTTTATCCATCGCTACAATTAAAGAAATTTTCATATGCAACAACCGCTCCCGTTAAATCTGCTTAATTACTTTTGCTGGATTACCACCGACTACTACATTATCTGGTACATCTTTAGTAACTACTGCACCTGATGCAATGACAGCATTATCACCTATCGTCACTCCTGGGTTTATTACCGCACTCCCACCAATCCATACATTATTACCAATCGTAATAGGTTTTGCATATTCTTTACCCGAATTTCGTTCAATCGGATTCAGTGGATGTGTGGCTGTATAAATTTGCACCCCAGGTCCAAACATGCAATTATCTCCAATCTGGACTTTACAAACATCTAGGATGGTACAGTCAAAGTTTGCAAAAAAGTTTTCTCCACATGCGTATTATAGCCATAATCAAATCTTATATTTGGCTCCATATATATATTTTCACCAGTTGAACCGAGTAATTCCTTTAGTAATTGCGTTCGTTTTTCTCCTTCTGTTTCAAGGGTTTGATTATATATTCTAACCTTTCGTCTTGCTTCATCACGTTCCTGTAATAAAACTGGGTCAGCGGGATTGTACATTTCCCCAGCTA contains:
- a CDS encoding macrolide family glycosyltransferase — protein: MARVLFINGGSEGHVNPTIGVVQELISRGEDVVYFTIEAYRERIEKTGATVRTFDGDKFIKAFISGGRRYLLERINGLLRTADIIIPSVLEQIEGEQFDYMIHDSMFGCGRLLAQILKLPAINSCTSFAETKTGFDQMLEQLSENIPTDILKTLNDDFQHLTTNIKDKYNVEIRSPYEVFCNPAPLTMVYTTREFQPLAETFDETYQFVGPSISIRPTQESFDMSAIKGKSLIYISLGTIMNHAIDFYKLCIQALGNTDHHVVMSIGEKTQIAELGEIPKNFIVKQYVPQTEVLKNTKLFITHGGMNSAHEGLYYGVPLIVIPQSADQPIIAKQVVKIGAGIKLNMQSLTEDQLRDAVDQVLNNPSFQSMAANTSESFQASGGYRQAVEEIFKFKSKYGI
- a CDS encoding histidine--tRNA ligase; its protein translation is MKKMDYQNVKGTQDYLPNAEVVRRNIRQILEEVFIQYGCQPLETPILNYTELLASKYGGGAEILEEMYTLTDRGERELALRYDLTIPFAKVVAMNPALKMPFKRYEIGKVFRDGPIKKGRFREFTQCDVDIVGVDSQVAEAELMMMALDVFNKLELKVTIQYNNRKLLTGMLEVFGIEVEKMNKVVLILDKLEKVGLAAVISELSEQGLSRSTIHLINQFLTDENNTSFSYFESYSNQNEKVRQGLNELKELESYLEFLKVEKLCVFNPFLARGLEIYTGTIYEIFLTDQSIKSSIGSGGRYDNAIGGLIGTNESFSTVGISFGLDVIYTAIRTSTEEMKENPYVDYYIIPLGTQKESLLVANYLRKQGYKVEYEMSNKKLGKALEKANKEKIRYVIIIGENEVENNQFKIKDMFTGDEKIVSYQYRD
- a CDS encoding stalk domain-containing protein, translated to MISRKLSFVTISILITISLMFWGVEKQIANASTLTSASKYTLSINGKKVNANVQVIKGRSYVPLRAITNKLGYTISYSLVDELDLYQYYEIDGASKRVTIWGNKNRGYSIIKRIGKEYSPDDIQIYDAKIKCVSETDLCELIKDIYEGPFVKNNTLYVPIRYMADAFSLNLTISNNIIHITK
- the dfr gene encoding DfrD/DfrG/DfrK family trimethoprim-resistant dihydrofolate reductase; translation: MKISLIVAMDKNRVIGYKNDIPWRIPRDWEYVKNTTKGHPIILGRKNFESIGRALPHRRNIILTRDKNVTFANCEMAYSMNEVFEMCKNEEEIFIFGGEQIYKLFLPYVRKMYITKIDHEFEGDTFFPEVNYDEWKEVSVEKGVKDDKNPYHYFFHIYERNIATES